Genomic window (Synechococcales cyanobacterium T60_A2020_003):
ATCTATCTACTGACTGCGAAGGGATACGACGAATCTGCTACCAGCAGTGCCGTACCTCCAGTGACAGCCGTTAAGCTGAATGAATTTCTAAGGCAACGACAAACCCAAGGCGAGAATCAGGTGATTCGGGCTGTACGAACCTGGATTCAGCAGGCTAACGATTAGTCCAAATAGGCTAGAAAGCTTGGGCGATCGCCTCCACCAACTGATCGCACTCCTCCTCCAGCGTCAGGTAGTGAACCGAGGCGCGAATGCAGTCCGGCAGGTTAATTTTTCGGACGAAAAGTCCCTGTTGTTCTAGGTTTGCCACCCATTGACCATGATTCAGGTCAGGATGCTGGATGCGAAACGAAACGAGTCCGGCCTGGGGCGGCGAGGTGCGAAGACACCGCACTTGGGGAATCTCGCTGAGCCGTTTCCAGAGATACTCACTCATCTGACCAATGCGCTGGTATCGCTCTGCGGCCGTTCCCACTTGGTTATGGGTGGCGATCGCCTCCCTTAATGCAGAGTACAGCGGAAAACTGGAGGTGGAGATTTCAAAGCGGCGGCAGTCTGGCTTCCAGTGGGGCGGTTCGCCAATGACGCCTTTGGTAATGCCGCGCCAGCCTGCAAAGGTGGGGCTGAGGCGATCAAAGGCATTGGGATGAACGTAGAATCCTCCGGCTCCGGCGGCACCACACCACCATTTATGTCCGGTGAAAGCATAGAAATCTGCACCGAGGGCATCGAGTTCTAAGGGGAGAACACCCACCGACTGCGCCGCATCGACTAAAACCTGAATTGGGTACGCCTGGGTCGGGTAGTGGTGGCACACCTTCACGATGTCCGCCAAAGGCAGCACTTGTCCGGTATTCCAAAGAACATGACTGACGATGACGAGGCGCGTGTTGGCGAGTAGGTGCCGCTCGATCATCTGTACCGGATCACCGTCGTTGAGGGTTTGCATAATCGGACAGGTCGTCACCTTGACCCCGAATCGTCGCCGTAGTTCCTCCACGGTGGTCATGACACTGGGATACTCGCAGTCGGTCAGCAGAATATGATCGCCTTCGCGCCAATCCATTCCCCACAGGGCCATGTTGCACCCCATCGACACATTTTCCGTGAGGGCAATCGATTTTGCGGTTGTGCCCAGATCAGCGGCGATCGCCTCCCGCAGACCCTTCATAATCTCTTGGATCTCATCGTTAATCGCAACCGAGAAGGGGCCATCTTGTTGGATGCGATCGTGGGCGTTGTGAAGAGCGATCAGCG
Coding sequences:
- a CDS encoding Uma2 family endonuclease — encoded protein: MPLLPATPLSCNNADHLPPDLVIEVDITSPSTQRMEIYEALGIAEVWRYTKQRGLVIYLLTAKGYDESATSSAVPPVTAVKLNEFLRQRQTQGENQVIRAVRTWIQQAND
- a CDS encoding aminotransferase class V-fold PLP-dependent enzyme, producing MSLDLQTILQHRQQFPALANKRYFNYGGQGPMPQSALIALHNAHDRIQQDGPFSVAINDEIQEIMKGLREAIAADLGTTAKSIALTENVSMGCNMALWGMDWREGDHILLTDCEYPSVMTTVEELRRRFGVKVTTCPIMQTLNDGDPVQMIERHLLANTRLVIVSHVLWNTGQVLPLADIVKVCHHYPTQAYPIQVLVDAAQSVGVLPLELDALGADFYAFTGHKWWCGAAGAGGFYVHPNAFDRLSPTFAGWRGITKGVIGEPPHWKPDCRRFEISTSSFPLYSALREAIATHNQVGTAAERYQRIGQMSEYLWKRLSEIPQVRCLRTSPPQAGLVSFRIQHPDLNHGQWVANLEQQGLFVRKINLPDCIRASVHYLTLEEECDQLVEAIAQAF